One Numida meleagris isolate 19003 breed g44 Domestic line chromosome 6, NumMel1.0, whole genome shotgun sequence genomic region harbors:
- the LOC110401433 gene encoding uncharacterized protein LOC110401433 isoform X1 yields MELGAPTAPAFVLSEQPSVLDASRSGLVLQDICKRLAGPSAELLSWPSHHDAKVQVKTLKEQYHREKCSPSISTLTFSRSAVMNSGPGGQKAGRGEQENVCLHCRCWEPSRHESALSWKLCSCRQCGAAAEPCREARCARSSSMLHQHDPVWLGKSLGCGSELGQSLLASACQRQCGRALSLCCFSHNKCLIEACKLCLSFFNLAQE; encoded by the exons ATGGAGCTCGGTGCCCCGACAGCTCCAGCCTTCGTCTTGAGCGAACAGCCCAGCGTTTTGGACGCCTCACGCTCTGGCTTGGTGCTGCAGGACATCTGCAAGCGCTTAGCTGGCCCCAGCGCTGAGCTGCTTTCCTGGCCCT CGCATCACGATGCAAAAGTACAAGTGAAGACTTTGAAAGAACAGTACCACAGAGAGAAGTGTTCCCCCTCCATCTCAACACTGACTTTTTCTAGATCAGCTGTGATGAATTCA GGCCCTGGGGGCCAGAAAGCTGGGCgaggagagcaggaaaatgTGTGCTTGCACTGCCGGTGCTGGGAGCCAAGCAGACATGAGTCAGCCCTGAGCTGGAAGCTGTGCAGCTGTCGTCAGTGCGGTGCTGCTGCCGAGCCCTGTCGGGAGGCAAGGTGTGCTCGTTCCAGCTCCATGCTGCACCAGCATGACCCTGTGTGGTTGGGGAAGAGTTTGGGCTGTGGTTCAGAACTGGGACAAAGCTTGCTTGCCTCTGCCTGCCAAAGACAATGTGGACGTGCTCTGAGTCTGTGTTGTTTCTCTCATAATAAATGTTTGATTGAAGCTTGTAAGttatgtt
- the LOC110401433 gene encoding uncharacterized protein LOC110401433 isoform X2, whose product MELGAPTAPAFVLSEQPSVLDASRSGLVLQDICKRLAGPSAELLSWPSHHDAKVQVKTLKEQYHREKCSPSISTLTFSRSAVMNSLR is encoded by the exons ATGGAGCTCGGTGCCCCGACAGCTCCAGCCTTCGTCTTGAGCGAACAGCCCAGCGTTTTGGACGCCTCACGCTCTGGCTTGGTGCTGCAGGACATCTGCAAGCGCTTAGCTGGCCCCAGCGCTGAGCTGCTTTCCTGGCCCT CGCATCACGATGCAAAAGTACAAGTGAAGACTTTGAAAGAACAGTACCACAGAGAGAAGTGTTCCCCCTCCATCTCAACACTGACTTTTTCTAGATCAGCTGTGATGAATTCA CTACGATGA